In Gammaproteobacteria bacterium, one DNA window encodes the following:
- a CDS encoding flagellar assembly protein FliH: protein MMASNFVPKEKLSAYRRWEMDSFETSDAPQEIPEVEAESNVTPDDQPQAALPSEEEVATVFQNAKDKGYAAGLQEGHATGYAEGRAIAETEVKAEVARIQALLLKLDQDLQQMDQQVAASLLELAIALTKKMVTEALQLQPELIVPIVQEAIRNLPHVTQHPRLFLHPEDAKLVLAHLSEQLEQDHWCVREDEQLSRGGCRIEAGGSEVNGSMEVRWQRVLSTIGQTDGWLDKADRHDAS from the coding sequence ATGATGGCAAGTAATTTTGTTCCTAAAGAAAAACTCAGCGCGTATCGGCGCTGGGAAATGGATTCCTTTGAAACATCCGATGCGCCGCAAGAAATTCCAGAGGTCGAAGCGGAATCGAACGTAACGCCGGATGATCAGCCGCAGGCTGCTTTGCCGAGCGAAGAGGAAGTGGCGACCGTTTTTCAGAACGCAAAAGATAAAGGGTATGCGGCTGGTTTGCAAGAAGGTCATGCGACTGGATACGCGGAAGGCCGTGCCATTGCCGAGACCGAAGTCAAAGCCGAGGTTGCCCGCATCCAGGCATTATTGCTCAAATTGGATCAGGATCTGCAACAGATGGATCAGCAGGTGGCGGCCAGTTTGCTTGAACTGGCCATCGCACTGACGAAGAAAATGGTGACGGAAGCGTTGCAGCTGCAACCCGAGCTGATTGTGCCGATTGTGCAGGAAGCAATCCGCAATTTACCCCATGTGACGCAACATCCTCGCCTGTTCCTGCATCCCGAGGATGCAAAACTGGTGCTTGCGCATCTGAGCGAGCAATTGGAGCAGGATCATTGGTGCGTCCGTGAGGATGAACAGTTATCCCGCGGTGGGTGCCGTATCGAAGCGGGCGGCAGCGAAGTCAACGGCAGCATGGAAGTGCGCTGGCAACGGGTATTGTCAACCATAGGCCAGACCGACGGCTGGCTGGATAAGGCAGATCGGCATGACGCGTCATGA
- the fliG gene encoding flagellar motor switch protein FliG, whose product MADEVDGIKKSAILLMTLGEQEAASVIKLLGPKEVQKLGETMSTLQNISRNEIDNILTEFCNEAEGRTTLGQDSADYIRKVLTSALGDEKAANLIDRILQGGDTSGIEGLKWMDAPSVAELIKNEHPQIIATILVHLERDQASEILSLFSERLRNDTLLRIATLDSIQPDALRELNDVLTKLLSGSNSIRKAAMGGVRAAAEILNFVPTAQETSVIENVKQYDEELAQKIMDEMFVFDNLIDIDDHGIQLLLREVQSESLIIALKGAQEELRKKIFKNMSQRAAEALREDLESKGPVRVSEVEAEQKEILKIVRQLADDGQIVLGGKGDDGFI is encoded by the coding sequence ATGGCTGATGAAGTTGATGGAATCAAAAAAAGCGCCATCTTGCTGATGACGCTGGGCGAACAGGAAGCGGCGTCGGTCATCAAGTTACTGGGTCCTAAGGAAGTGCAAAAACTGGGCGAGACGATGTCCACGTTGCAGAATATTTCACGCAATGAAATCGACAATATCCTGACGGAGTTTTGCAATGAAGCCGAAGGAAGAACCACGCTGGGGCAGGATTCGGCGGATTATATCCGCAAGGTGCTGACCAGCGCATTGGGCGATGAAAAGGCAGCCAATCTGATCGATCGTATTTTACAAGGCGGCGATACCAGCGGCATTGAAGGGTTGAAGTGGATGGACGCGCCTTCGGTGGCCGAACTGATCAAGAATGAGCATCCGCAGATTATCGCCACCATTCTGGTTCATTTGGAACGGGATCAGGCCAGTGAAATTTTAAGTCTGTTTTCCGAGCGGCTGCGCAACGATACGTTGTTACGCATTGCCACCCTGGACAGTATTCAGCCCGACGCGCTGCGCGAACTTAACGATGTACTGACAAAATTGCTATCGGGCAGCAATAGCATCCGCAAAGCGGCCATGGGCGGAGTCCGGGCCGCCGCGGAGATTCTCAACTTTGTGCCGACCGCGCAAGAAACCAGTGTCATTGAGAACGTCAAGCAGTACGACGAAGAATTGGCGCAAAAGATCATGGATGAAATGTTCGTCTTCGATAATCTGATCGACATCGATGATCACGGTATCCAATTGCTGTTGCGCGAAGTCCAGTCGGAATCTTTGATCATTGCGTTGAAAGGCGCGCAAGAAGAACTGCGCAAGAAAATTTTCAAGAATATGTCGCAGCGTGCTGCTGAAGCTTTGCGTGAAGATCTTGAAAGTAAAGGTCCGGTGCGGGTATCCGAAGTCGAAGCCGAGCAAAAAGAAATTCTCAAGATTGTGCGTCAATTGGCTGACGATGGACAGATTGTACTGGGCGGAAAGGGCGACGATGGCTTCATTTAA